Proteins encoded in a region of the Streptomyces sp. NBC_01298 genome:
- a CDS encoding acyl-CoA dehydrogenase family protein: MKRQLFDADHEAFRETVRTFLSKEVLPHYEQWEKDGIVSREAWRAAGRQGLLGLAVPEEYGGGGNTDFRYAAVIAEEFTRAGAAGLAIGLHNDIIGPYLTSLATEEQKRRWLPGFCSGEIITAIAMTEPGAGSDLQGIRTTAEDAGDHWVLNGSKTFISNGILADLVIVVAKTTPEGGAHGMSLLVVERGTEGFERGRNLDKIGQKAQDTAELFFNDVRVPKENLLGELNGAFVHLMTNLAQERMGIAMAGIAAAEYLLEITTRYVKEREAFGRPLSKLQHVRFEIAEMATECAVTRTFLDRCITDHSNGELDHVHASMAKWWATELQKRVADRCLQLHGGYGYMTEYRVARAFTDGRIQTIYGGTTEIMKEIIGRSLLA, translated from the coding sequence ATGAAGCGCCAGCTCTTCGACGCCGACCACGAGGCGTTCCGCGAAACCGTCCGCACCTTCCTCAGCAAGGAGGTGCTGCCGCACTACGAGCAGTGGGAGAAGGACGGGATCGTCAGCCGCGAGGCCTGGCGGGCCGCCGGCCGCCAGGGGCTGCTGGGCCTGGCCGTCCCGGAGGAGTACGGGGGCGGCGGGAACACCGACTTCCGCTACGCGGCGGTGATCGCCGAGGAGTTCACCCGGGCGGGCGCCGCCGGGCTCGCGATCGGCCTGCACAACGACATCATCGGGCCGTACCTGACCTCGCTGGCCACCGAGGAGCAGAAGCGCCGCTGGCTGCCGGGCTTCTGCTCGGGCGAGATCATCACCGCCATCGCGATGACCGAACCGGGCGCCGGCTCCGACCTCCAGGGCATCCGGACCACCGCCGAGGACGCGGGCGACCACTGGGTGCTCAACGGCTCCAAGACCTTCATCTCCAACGGCATCCTCGCCGACCTGGTGATCGTGGTCGCGAAGACCACCCCCGAGGGCGGGGCGCACGGGATGTCCCTGCTGGTCGTGGAGCGCGGTACCGAGGGCTTCGAGCGCGGCCGCAACCTCGACAAGATCGGCCAGAAGGCGCAGGACACCGCCGAGCTGTTCTTCAACGACGTGCGCGTCCCCAAGGAGAACCTGCTCGGCGAGCTCAACGGCGCCTTCGTCCACCTGATGACCAATCTCGCGCAGGAGCGGATGGGCATCGCGATGGCCGGCATCGCCGCCGCCGAGTACCTGCTGGAGATCACCACGCGGTACGTGAAGGAGCGCGAGGCCTTCGGGCGGCCGCTCTCCAAGCTCCAGCACGTCCGCTTCGAGATCGCCGAGATGGCCACCGAGTGCGCGGTCACCCGTACCTTCCTCGACCGCTGCATCACCGACCACTCCAACGGGGAACTGGACCACGTCCACGCCTCGATGGCGAAGTGGTGGGCCACCGAGCTCCAGAAGCGGGTCGCCGACCGCTGTCTGCAACTGCACGGCGGATACGGCTACATGACCGAGTACCGGGTCGCCCGGGCCTTCACCGACGGCCGCATCCAGACCATCTACGGCGGCACGACCGAGATCATGAAGGAGATCATCGGCCGTTCCCTACTGGCCTGA
- a CDS encoding maltokinase N-terminal cap-like domain-containing protein has protein sequence MAMIYATTMKPGKTELLTAWLPTRPWYASTGQTPELDRSGGFRLDDPEGEVGIEFMVLTDRSGGRETSYLVPLTYRGAPLEGAGAALVGTSEHGVLGTRWIYDGAHDPVLVGQLLALIEGRAVAQDQCDSGTTDPSVTAWYEGPGLPAALQGRPEVTDTARGTEVRLPGTPALALARVLRPGDSGPRDASAAVGRLTAGWTTPDGAAYRGVFAELHTAGDAAS, from the coding sequence ATGGCGATGATCTACGCAACCACCATGAAGCCCGGTAAGACGGAGCTTCTGACAGCCTGGCTTCCGACGCGGCCGTGGTACGCGTCCACCGGACAGACCCCCGAGCTCGACCGCTCGGGCGGGTTCCGGCTCGATGACCCCGAGGGCGAGGTCGGCATCGAGTTCATGGTGCTCACCGACCGATCGGGCGGCCGGGAAACCTCCTACCTCGTGCCCCTGACCTACCGCGGCGCCCCGCTGGAGGGCGCCGGGGCCGCTCTCGTGGGCACCTCCGAGCACGGGGTGCTCGGCACCCGCTGGATCTACGACGGCGCCCACGACCCGGTGCTCGTGGGCCAGTTGCTCGCGCTGATCGAGGGCCGCGCCGTGGCGCAGGACCAGTGCGACAGCGGTACCACCGACCCCTCGGTCACCGCCTGGTACGAGGGCCCGGGGCTCCCGGCGGCCCTCCAGGGGCGGCCGGAAGTCACCGACACCGCGCGGGGCACCGAGGTGCGCCTGCCGGGCACCCCGGCGCTGGCCCTCGCGCGCGTCCTGCGGCCCGGGGATTCGGGGCCGCGGGACGCCTCGGCGGCCGTCGGCCGGCTCACGGCCGGCTGGACCACGCCGGACGGGGCGGCGTACCGGGGCGTGTTCGCGGAGCTGCACACCGCCGGCGACGCCGCCTCCTGA
- a CDS encoding MerR family transcriptional regulator — MTTQAPEPASLTVDELAARAGVTVRTVRFYSTRGLLPPPVIGPRRVGRYGPEHLSRLALIEELQHQGMTLSAIERYLDALPDDLSAHDLAIHRALVATWAPDAALDSSRAELEKRAGRTLTETDIRRLTAMNVLTPTPEGFRVDVGLLRLGVALLDVPIAHETILAAREVLLGHARTAAHQLTALFRDEVWGPFTEGESDPERVESMKALSAHMQPMVVQALVTAFQRSLKEELRAAFVSEPVGSGHGDDLRNHHEAR; from the coding sequence ATGACCACCCAGGCACCGGAGCCGGCGTCGCTGACCGTCGACGAACTGGCGGCCAGGGCGGGTGTGACCGTCCGCACCGTACGGTTCTACAGCACCCGCGGGCTTTTGCCCCCTCCCGTGATCGGACCCCGTCGGGTGGGCCGTTACGGGCCGGAGCACCTGTCCCGCCTCGCGCTCATCGAGGAGTTGCAGCACCAGGGCATGACCCTCTCCGCCATCGAGCGCTACCTCGACGCCCTGCCCGACGACCTGAGTGCGCACGATCTGGCCATCCACCGCGCGCTGGTGGCGACCTGGGCCCCGGACGCGGCGCTGGACTCCTCCCGCGCGGAGCTGGAGAAGCGGGCCGGGCGGACGCTGACGGAGACCGACATCCGGCGGCTGACGGCCATGAACGTGCTGACGCCGACCCCGGAGGGCTTCCGGGTGGACGTGGGACTGCTGCGGCTCGGGGTCGCGCTGCTCGACGTGCCGATCGCCCACGAGACGATCCTGGCCGCGCGCGAGGTGCTGCTCGGCCACGCGCGGACGGCGGCGCACCAACTGACCGCGCTGTTCCGGGACGAGGTGTGGGGGCCGTTCACGGAGGGCGAGAGCGATCCGGAGCGGGTGGAGTCGATGAAGGCGCTCTCCGCGCACATGCAGCCGATGGTGGTACAGGCCCTGGTGACCGCGTTCCAGCGCTCGCTGAAGGAGGAACTGCGGGCTGCCTTCGTCTCGGAGCCGGTAGGTTCAGGCCATGGCGATGATCTACGCAACCACCATGAAGCCCGGTAA
- a CDS encoding MmcQ/YjbR family DNA-binding protein codes for MEVRVKAGVRKWEAVREFALGLPQAREEFPWGPEDCVVKVNKKIFLFLGNTDGPSPGISVKLKDEALHGHAMTAPGAEPTGYGLGKAGWVSLPLGEKGSPSAEVLCEWVEESYRTVALKRDLKELDARTG; via the coding sequence GTGGAGGTCCGCGTGAAGGCTGGGGTGCGCAAGTGGGAGGCGGTCCGGGAATTCGCCCTCGGATTGCCGCAGGCGCGGGAGGAGTTCCCGTGGGGTCCCGAGGACTGCGTGGTGAAGGTCAACAAGAAGATCTTCCTGTTCCTCGGGAACACGGACGGTCCGTCGCCCGGGATCTCCGTGAAGCTCAAGGACGAGGCGCTGCACGGTCACGCCATGACCGCGCCCGGCGCGGAGCCGACCGGATACGGGCTGGGGAAGGCCGGCTGGGTCTCGCTGCCGCTGGGTGAGAAGGGGTCGCCCTCCGCCGAGGTGCTGTGCGAATGGGTGGAGGAGAGCTACCGGACCGTCGCGCTCAAACGGGACCTCAAGGAGCTCGACGCGCGAACCGGCTAA
- a CDS encoding 3-hydroxyacyl-CoA dehydrogenase NAD-binding domain-containing protein → MSESTTIRWEQDETGVVTLVLDDPNQSANTMNQAFKDSIARIAERAEAEKDSIRGIIFTSAKKTFFAGGDLKDMIRLRPEDARLAFDTGTAIKASLRRIETLGKPVVAAINGTALGGGYEICLASHHRVALDAPGSRLGLPEVTLGLLPAGGGVTRTVRLMGIADALLKVLLQGTQYTPQRALDNGLVHELAATPEEMLAKAHAFIDANPESKQPWDVPGYKIPGGTPSTPRFAANLPAFPANLKKQLNGAPYPAPRNILACAVEGAQVDFETALTIEARYFTELVTGQTAKNMIQAFFFDLQAVNAGRSRPQGVAPRKVSKVAVLGAGMMGAGIAYSCARAGIEVVLKDVTPEAAAKGKAYSEKLLDKALSRGRTTEAKRAELLARITPTAEPSDLAGCDAVIEAVFEDTALKHKVFQEIQEYLTPDALLCSNTSTLPITGLAEGVSRPADFIGLHFFSPVDKMPLVEIIKGERTGDEAIARAFDLVRQINKTPIVVNDSRGFFTSRVIGQFINEGVAMVGEGIEPASIEQAAAQAGYPAKVLSLMDELTLTLPRKIRNETRKAFEAEGRDWPEHPADTVIDRMVDEFGRPGRSGGGGFYAYDESGKRAGIWPGLREHFTKDGYAIPFEDMKERMLFSEALDTVRCFDEGVLTSYADANIGSIMGIGFPAWTGGVIQYINGYEGGPAGFVARARELAEKYGERFAPPASLVEKAGRGETYADRTV, encoded by the coding sequence ATGAGCGAGTCCACCACGATCCGCTGGGAACAGGACGAGACCGGCGTCGTCACCCTGGTCCTCGACGACCCGAACCAGTCCGCCAACACGATGAACCAGGCCTTCAAGGACTCCATCGCCCGGATCGCGGAGCGCGCCGAGGCCGAGAAGGACTCCATCCGCGGCATCATCTTCACCTCCGCCAAGAAGACCTTCTTCGCGGGCGGCGACCTCAAGGACATGATCCGGCTGCGCCCCGAGGATGCCCGGCTGGCCTTCGACACCGGCACCGCCATCAAGGCCTCGCTGCGCCGCATCGAGACCCTCGGCAAGCCCGTCGTCGCCGCCATCAACGGTACGGCCCTCGGCGGCGGTTACGAGATCTGCCTGGCCTCCCACCACCGGGTGGCCCTCGACGCGCCCGGCTCCCGGCTCGGCCTGCCCGAGGTCACCCTCGGCCTGCTCCCGGCCGGCGGCGGCGTCACCCGGACCGTCCGCCTGATGGGCATCGCCGACGCGCTCCTCAAGGTGCTGCTGCAGGGGACCCAGTACACCCCCCAGCGCGCCCTGGACAACGGTCTGGTGCACGAACTGGCCGCCACGCCCGAGGAGATGCTCGCCAAGGCGCACGCCTTCATCGACGCGAACCCGGAATCGAAGCAGCCGTGGGACGTCCCCGGCTACAAGATCCCGGGCGGTACGCCGTCCACCCCGCGGTTCGCCGCCAACCTCCCGGCCTTCCCGGCCAACTTGAAGAAGCAGCTGAACGGGGCCCCGTACCCGGCCCCGCGCAACATCCTGGCCTGCGCCGTCGAAGGCGCCCAGGTGGACTTCGAGACCGCGCTGACCATCGAGGCCCGCTACTTCACCGAGCTGGTCACCGGGCAGACCGCCAAGAACATGATCCAGGCGTTCTTCTTCGACCTCCAGGCCGTCAACGCCGGCCGCAGCCGCCCGCAGGGCGTGGCACCCCGCAAGGTCTCCAAGGTCGCGGTCCTCGGCGCCGGCATGATGGGCGCGGGCATCGCCTACTCCTGCGCCCGCGCGGGCATCGAGGTGGTGCTGAAGGACGTCACCCCCGAGGCCGCCGCCAAGGGCAAGGCGTACTCCGAGAAGCTGCTCGACAAGGCACTGTCCCGGGGCCGCACCACCGAGGCCAAGCGCGCCGAACTGCTCGCCCGGATCACCCCGACCGCCGAGCCGTCCGACCTGGCGGGCTGCGACGCCGTCATCGAGGCCGTCTTCGAGGACACCGCCCTCAAGCACAAGGTGTTCCAGGAGATCCAGGAGTACCTCACCCCCGACGCGCTGCTCTGCTCCAACACCTCCACGCTGCCCATCACGGGCCTCGCGGAAGGGGTTTCGCGGCCCGCCGACTTCATCGGACTGCATTTCTTCTCGCCCGTGGACAAGATGCCGCTGGTCGAGATCATCAAGGGCGAGCGCACCGGGGACGAGGCCATCGCCCGCGCCTTCGACCTCGTACGGCAGATCAACAAGACCCCGATCGTGGTCAACGACTCGCGCGGGTTCTTCACCTCGCGGGTCATCGGCCAGTTCATCAACGAGGGCGTCGCCATGGTCGGCGAGGGCATCGAGCCCGCCTCCATCGAGCAGGCCGCGGCCCAGGCCGGATATCCGGCCAAGGTGCTCTCCCTGATGGACGAGCTGACCCTCACGCTGCCCCGCAAGATCCGCAACGAGACCCGCAAGGCCTTCGAGGCCGAGGGCCGGGACTGGCCGGAGCACCCGGCCGACACCGTCATCGACCGGATGGTCGACGAGTTCGGGCGCCCCGGGCGCAGCGGCGGCGGCGGGTTCTACGCGTACGACGAGAGCGGCAAGCGCGCCGGGATCTGGCCGGGGCTGCGGGAGCACTTCACCAAGGACGGGTACGCGATCCCGTTCGAGGACATGAAGGAGCGGATGCTCTTCTCCGAGGCGCTGGACACCGTCCGCTGCTTCGACGAGGGGGTCCTCACCTCGTACGCCGACGCCAACATCGGCTCCATCATGGGCATCGGCTTCCCGGCCTGGACCGGCGGCGTGATCCAGTACATCAACGGCTACGAGGGCGGCCCGGCCGGGTTCGTGGCCCGGGCCCGCGAGCTGGCCGAGAAGTACGGCGAGCGTTTCGCCCCGCCCGCCTCCCTGGTGGAGAAGGCCGGGCGGGGAGAGACGTACGCGGACCGAACGGTCTGA
- a CDS encoding AMP-dependent synthetase/ligase, with product MPTKLRLPAPAEELTLPALLARNAAEHGDLPALSWREGPDGTAWTTLSWSDVRRKVAVLAAGYASLGVGRGEHVLLMMGNRPEHWLTDLALVHLGAVPVTVYGTSAPEQIAHIARHSRARLAVVEGARELARWEPLLADPATPLERLVVAEAPEAGPHSTYASVYAGGVHLHRSEAFEKAWRETRSEDPLTVVYTSGTTGDPKGVRLTHRNIVLQSVRLDGHIELPEHAEHLCYLPFAHIAERILGIYLPLLRAAHVRLCADPAAVSVAVRELHPVQFFGVPRVWEKLAASVRAVLGRLPEEQRRAIEAAGDLARERAGHRERGEEVPAALEASYARAKEGVLDPLLTLAGLDRLVWTASATAPMPIDVVRFWAGWGITIMDAWGLTETSGVCTVNSPDGFRLGSVGRPIEGLELRIAEDGEIFTRGETVFGGYLLPDGSVESASDDEGWFPTGDIGRLDEAGFLWLTDRKKELIITSNGKNVSPALVENTLKEHPLIGQALVHGDGRSYLVALLVLDPELGPAWAQAQGIDAAAATPAELAAHPAVREEVARAVAAANARLNRTEQIKRYRLLTGEWGPESGELTPSLKLRRRVVREKYAELIEGLYAEQYAAPYEAS from the coding sequence ATGCCCACGAAACTGCGACTGCCCGCACCTGCTGAAGAGCTCACCCTGCCCGCCCTGCTGGCGCGCAACGCCGCCGAACACGGTGATCTTCCCGCCCTCTCGTGGCGCGAGGGCCCCGACGGCACGGCCTGGACCACCCTCAGCTGGTCGGACGTCCGCCGCAAGGTGGCCGTCCTCGCCGCCGGCTACGCCTCCCTCGGCGTCGGACGCGGCGAGCACGTCCTGCTGATGATGGGCAACCGCCCCGAGCACTGGCTCACCGACCTCGCCCTGGTCCACCTCGGCGCCGTCCCCGTCACCGTGTACGGGACCTCCGCGCCCGAGCAGATCGCCCACATAGCCCGCCACAGCCGGGCCCGGCTCGCCGTGGTCGAGGGCGCCCGGGAGCTGGCCCGGTGGGAGCCGCTGCTGGCCGATCCGGCGACCCCGCTCGAACGGCTCGTCGTGGCCGAGGCCCCCGAAGCGGGCCCGCACTCGACCTACGCGTCGGTGTACGCCGGCGGCGTGCACCTGCACCGCTCCGAGGCCTTCGAGAAGGCCTGGCGGGAGACCCGCTCCGAGGACCCGCTCACCGTCGTCTACACCTCGGGCACCACCGGCGACCCCAAGGGGGTGCGCCTGACCCACCGCAACATCGTGCTCCAGTCGGTCCGCCTCGACGGGCACATCGAGCTGCCGGAGCACGCCGAGCACCTCTGCTACCTGCCCTTCGCGCACATAGCCGAGCGGATCCTCGGCATCTACCTCCCGCTCCTGCGGGCCGCCCACGTCCGGCTGTGCGCCGACCCCGCCGCCGTATCGGTCGCGGTGCGCGAGCTGCACCCGGTGCAGTTCTTCGGGGTGCCCCGGGTGTGGGAGAAGCTGGCCGCCTCCGTACGGGCGGTGCTCGGGCGGCTGCCCGAGGAGCAGCGGCGCGCCATCGAAGCCGCGGGCGACCTGGCGCGGGAGCGGGCCGGGCACCGGGAGCGCGGGGAGGAGGTCCCGGCCGCGCTCGAAGCCTCGTACGCCCGGGCCAAGGAAGGGGTGCTGGACCCGCTGCTGACCCTGGCCGGGCTGGACCGCCTGGTCTGGACGGCCAGCGCCACCGCGCCGATGCCGATCGACGTGGTCCGCTTCTGGGCGGGCTGGGGCATCACCATCATGGACGCGTGGGGGCTGACCGAGACCTCCGGGGTGTGCACGGTCAACAGCCCGGACGGCTTCCGGCTGGGTTCCGTGGGCCGCCCGATCGAGGGGCTGGAGCTGCGGATCGCCGAGGACGGGGAGATCTTCACGCGCGGGGAGACGGTCTTCGGCGGGTACCTCCTGCCGGACGGCTCGGTGGAGAGCGCCTCCGACGACGAGGGCTGGTTCCCGACCGGGGACATCGGGCGGCTCGACGAGGCGGGGTTCCTCTGGCTGACCGACCGCAAGAAGGAACTGATCATCACCTCGAACGGGAAGAACGTCTCGCCCGCCCTCGTGGAGAACACCCTCAAGGAACACCCGCTGATCGGCCAGGCCCTGGTGCACGGCGACGGCCGCTCCTACCTCGTCGCCCTCCTCGTCCTGGACCCCGAACTCGGCCCGGCCTGGGCGCAGGCCCAGGGCATCGACGCCGCGGCCGCAACGCCCGCGGAGCTCGCCGCGCACCCGGCCGTACGGGAGGAGGTCGCCCGGGCCGTCGCGGCCGCCAACGCCCGGCTCAACCGCACCGAGCAGATCAAGCGCTACCGGCTGCTGACCGGGGAGTGGGGTCCGGAGTCGGGGGAGCTGACCCCGTCCTTGAAACTGCGCCGCCGGGTGGTCCGGGAGAAGTACGCGGAGCTGATCGAGGGGCTCTACGCGGAGCAGTACGCAGCGCCGTACGAAGCTTCGTAG
- a CDS encoding CaiB/BaiF CoA transferase family protein, with the protein MAVTGNVTGSVPASGGGPLAGVRVVELAGIGPGPFAAMVLADLGADVVRVDRPGGGGLAVNPAYDITNRTKRSVLVDLKSADGPARVLDLVERADVLIEGFRPGVAERLGVGPADCHARNPRLVYGRMTGWGQDGPLAHTAGHDIAYIAVTGALGMIGNPGEPPAVPANLVGDYAGGSLYLVIGVLAALQHARTPGGTGQVVDAAIVDGTAHLTAMIHGMMAAGGWQDRRGANLLDGGCPFYGSYETSDGGYMAVGALEQQFYDTFVELLGIKDEAPARKDLARWGELREAVAARFKSRTREEWTAVFAGTDACVAPVLSLREAPHHPHLAARGTFVEAAGITQPAPAPRFSVTPATAVGGPALPGAHTESVAADWGVPGLLGKEG; encoded by the coding sequence ATGGCAGTGACAGGGAACGTGACGGGGAGCGTGCCCGCAAGCGGCGGGGGGCCGCTCGCGGGCGTGCGCGTCGTCGAGCTGGCGGGCATCGGGCCGGGCCCGTTCGCCGCCATGGTCCTCGCCGACCTGGGGGCCGACGTGGTGCGGGTGGACCGGCCCGGCGGCGGCGGACTGGCCGTGAACCCTGCCTACGACATCACCAACCGCACCAAGCGCTCCGTCCTCGTCGACCTGAAGTCCGCCGACGGCCCGGCCCGCGTGCTGGACCTGGTCGAGCGCGCGGACGTGCTCATCGAGGGCTTCCGGCCCGGGGTCGCCGAACGGCTCGGCGTGGGACCGGCCGACTGCCACGCCCGCAATCCCCGGCTCGTCTACGGCCGGATGACCGGCTGGGGTCAGGACGGCCCGCTCGCCCACACCGCCGGGCACGACATCGCGTACATCGCGGTCACCGGCGCCCTCGGCATGATCGGCAACCCGGGCGAGCCCCCGGCCGTCCCCGCCAACCTGGTCGGCGACTACGCCGGCGGCTCGCTCTACCTCGTCATCGGCGTCCTCGCCGCCCTCCAGCACGCCCGCACCCCCGGTGGTACGGGCCAGGTCGTGGACGCGGCCATCGTCGACGGGACCGCCCACCTCACCGCCATGATCCACGGGATGATGGCCGCCGGCGGCTGGCAGGACCGGCGCGGGGCCAACCTGCTGGACGGCGGCTGCCCCTTCTACGGCAGCTACGAGACCTCCGACGGCGGGTACATGGCGGTCGGCGCGCTGGAGCAGCAGTTCTACGACACCTTCGTGGAACTCCTCGGCATCAAGGACGAGGCCCCCGCCCGCAAGGACCTGGCCCGCTGGGGCGAGCTCCGCGAGGCCGTCGCAGCGCGCTTCAAGTCCCGTACCCGCGAGGAGTGGACGGCCGTCTTCGCGGGCACCGACGCCTGCGTGGCGCCCGTGCTCTCGCTGCGCGAGGCCCCGCACCACCCGCACCTGGCCGCCCGCGGCACCTTCGTCGAGGCCGCCGGCATCACCCAGCCCGCCCCCGCGCCCCGGTTCTCCGTGACCCCGGCCACCGCGGTGGGCGGACCCGCGCTGCCCGGCGCGCACACGGAGTCGGTGGCTGCCGACTGGGGCGTACCGGGACTGCTCGGCAAGGAGGGCTGA
- a CDS encoding acetyl-CoA C-acetyltransferase: MSTEAYVYDAIRTPRGRGKANGSLHGTKPIDLVVGLIHALRERNPGLDPGTIDDIVLGVVSPVGDQGSDIARIAAIAAGLPDTVAGVQENRFCASGLEAVNMAAAKVRSGWEDLVLAGGVESMSRVPMASDGGAWFNDPMTGWDTDFVPQGIGADLIATIEGFSRRDVDEYASLSQERAAAAIKDGRFAKSIVPVTDRNGLVVLDHDEFVRPGTTADTLARLKPSFADIGELGGFDAVALQKYHWVEKIDHVHHAGNSSGIVDGASLVAIGSREAGMRNGLTPRARIVSAAVSGSEPTIMLTGPAPATRKALAKAGLTIDDIDLIEINEAFAGVVLRFVKDMGVSLDKVNVNGGAIALGHPLGATGAMILGTVVDELERQDKRYGLVTLCVGGGMGVATIVERL, encoded by the coding sequence GTGAGCACCGAAGCGTACGTATACGACGCGATCCGCACGCCGCGCGGACGGGGCAAGGCCAACGGCTCCCTGCACGGCACCAAGCCGATCGACCTGGTCGTCGGCCTCATCCACGCCCTGCGCGAGCGCAACCCCGGCCTGGACCCCGGCACCATCGACGACATCGTGCTCGGCGTCGTCAGCCCGGTCGGCGACCAGGGCTCCGACATCGCCCGGATCGCGGCGATCGCCGCCGGGCTGCCGGACACCGTCGCGGGCGTCCAGGAGAACCGCTTCTGCGCCTCGGGCCTCGAAGCGGTCAACATGGCCGCCGCGAAGGTCCGCTCCGGCTGGGAGGACCTGGTCCTCGCGGGCGGCGTGGAATCGATGTCCCGCGTCCCGATGGCCTCGGACGGCGGAGCCTGGTTCAACGACCCGATGACCGGCTGGGACACCGACTTCGTCCCGCAGGGCATCGGCGCCGACCTGATCGCCACCATCGAGGGCTTCTCCCGGCGGGACGTGGACGAGTACGCCTCGCTGTCCCAGGAGCGGGCCGCCGCCGCCATCAAGGACGGCCGCTTCGCCAAGTCGATCGTCCCGGTCACCGACCGCAACGGCCTGGTGGTCCTGGACCACGACGAGTTCGTCCGTCCCGGCACCACCGCCGACACCCTCGCCCGGCTGAAGCCCTCCTTCGCGGACATCGGCGAGCTCGGCGGCTTCGACGCCGTGGCCCTGCAGAAGTACCACTGGGTCGAGAAGATCGACCACGTCCACCACGCGGGCAACTCCTCCGGCATCGTCGACGGTGCCTCGCTCGTCGCGATCGGGTCCCGCGAGGCGGGGATGCGAAACGGCCTGACGCCCCGCGCGCGGATCGTCTCGGCCGCCGTCTCCGGCTCCGAGCCCACCATCATGCTCACCGGCCCCGCCCCGGCCACCCGCAAGGCCCTCGCCAAGGCCGGCCTGACCATCGACGACATCGACCTGATCGAGATCAACGAGGCCTTCGCCGGCGTCGTGCTCCGCTTCGTCAAGGACATGGGCGTCTCCCTGGACAAGGTCAACGTCAACGGCGGCGCCATCGCGCTCGGCCACCCGCTCGGCGCCACCGGCGCGATGATCCTCGGCACCGTCGTCGACGAACTGGAGCGCCAGGACAAGCGCTACGGCCTCGTCACCCTCTGCGTCGGCGGCGGCATGGGCGTCGCCACCATCGTCGAACGCCTCTGA
- a CDS encoding LLM class F420-dependent oxidoreductase: MELSMMLDYAGDPRRAADEAAALEAAGLDAVWVAEAWGFDAPTIMGYLAARTERMKIGSAILNVYSRTPALIAQTAAGLDAMSGGRAMLGLGASGPQVVEGWHGKPYDKPLGRTRETVELCRRIWRRETIDHHGITDMPLPPSMGGRHGKPLKMLTRPVRADIPVYVASLGPANVRLTAEIADGWLPTLFVPEKADAVWGSALAEGAALRAPELGPLQVAAGGLLAIGEDAAALRDLARPQIALYVGGMGAVGKNFYNDLAVAYGYGEEARKIQELYLSGHKRDAAAAVPDELCELTTLCGPEGYVRERVDAFREAGVTMLNVTPVGPDPARLVDTVKNWL, translated from the coding sequence ATGGAACTGTCCATGATGCTGGACTACGCGGGGGACCCCCGCCGGGCCGCCGACGAAGCCGCGGCCCTGGAGGCGGCAGGTCTCGACGCCGTCTGGGTGGCCGAGGCCTGGGGTTTCGACGCCCCGACGATCATGGGGTACCTGGCTGCCCGGACCGAGCGGATGAAGATCGGCTCGGCCATCCTCAACGTCTACTCGCGGACCCCCGCCCTCATCGCCCAGACGGCGGCGGGCCTGGACGCGATGTCCGGCGGCCGGGCGATGCTCGGCCTCGGGGCGTCGGGCCCCCAGGTGGTCGAGGGCTGGCACGGAAAGCCGTACGACAAGCCCCTCGGCCGGACCCGCGAGACGGTCGAGCTGTGCCGGCGCATCTGGCGCCGCGAGACCATCGACCACCACGGCATCACCGACATGCCGCTGCCGCCTTCGATGGGCGGCCGGCACGGCAAGCCGCTGAAGATGCTGACCCGTCCGGTCCGCGCGGACATCCCGGTCTACGTGGCCTCGCTCGGACCGGCCAACGTACGGCTGACGGCCGAGATCGCCGACGGCTGGCTCCCCACCCTGTTCGTGCCGGAGAAGGCCGACGCGGTGTGGGGGAGCGCCCTCGCCGAAGGCGCCGCCCTGCGCGCGCCCGAACTCGGCCCGCTCCAGGTCGCGGCGGGCGGACTGCTCGCCATCGGCGAGGACGCGGCGGCGCTGCGGGACCTCGCGCGGCCGCAGATCGCCCTGTACGTCGGCGGCATGGGCGCGGTCGGCAAGAACTTCTACAACGACCTGGCCGTCGCCTACGGGTACGGGGAGGAGGCCCGCAAGATCCAGGAGCTCTACCTCTCCGGGCACAAGCGCGACGCCGCCGCCGCCGTACCGGACGAACTGTGCGAGCTCACCACGCTGTGCGGGCCCGAGGGTTACGTGCGCGAGCGCGTCGATGCCTTCCGGGAAGCGGGAGTGACCATGCTCAACGTGACCCCCGTGGGACCCGATCCGGCCCGGCTCGTCGACACCGTCAAGAACTGGCTCTAG